In Acidobacteriota bacterium, the genomic window CCACCGCGGCGCGGGCGTGGATGGCCAGCGTGTCAAACAGCGGCACCCCCGCGGCGGTATCGGCCTGGAGAAGGAGCGGAATCTCGGTGCAGCCGAGGACGACCCCCTCGGCGCCGCAAACCACCAATTGGCCGATAA contains:
- a CDS encoding aspartate/glutamate racemase, with the protein product IGQLVVCGAEGVVLGCTEIPLLLQADTAAGVPLFDTLAIHARAAVDFALEEMVNG